Proteins encoded by one window of Mucilaginibacter inviolabilis:
- the rplV gene encoding 50S ribosomal protein L22, with the protein MEATTKIKKSVLIRQQKEAAKAIVGGASVAKLQDCPTSPRKMRLVVDLIRGENVEKALYILKYTNKEAAIRVEKLLLSAIKNWEAKNEGKRVEDSALYVKEVSVGGGRQLKRLRPAPQGRGYRIRKRSNHVTLIVDSKNDNN; encoded by the coding sequence ATGGAAGCAACAACAAAAATTAAAAAGTCTGTATTGATCAGGCAACAAAAAGAAGCAGCAAAAGCTATAGTTGGCGGTGCTTCGGTTGCTAAACTACAGGACTGTCCAACTTCACCACGCAAAATGCGCTTGGTAGTTGATCTTATCCGTGGCGAGAACGTTGAAAAAGCGTTGTACATATTAAAATATACAAACAAAGAAGCTGCTATTCGTGTAGAGAAACTTTTGTTATCAGCCATCAAAAACTGGGAAGCAAAAAACGAAGGCAAACGTGTTGAAGATAGCGCTCTTTATGTAAAAGAAGTTTCAGTAGGCGGTGGCCGTCAACTGAAAAGGTTACGCCCTGCTCCGCAAGGAAGAGGATACCGTATCCGCAAACGCTCAAACCATGTAACCCTTATAGTGGATAGTAAAAACGATAATAATTAA
- the rplP gene encoding 50S ribosomal protein L16 → MLQPKRTKFRKMQKGRMKGLATRGAELSFGSFGIKSLEAAWITSRQIEAARIAVTRFMKREGQVWIRIFPDKPVTKKPAEVRMGKGKGAPEYWVAVVRPGRIIFEAEGVPLDVAKEALRLAAQKLPVQTRFIVRRDYVEA, encoded by the coding sequence ATGCTACAGCCAAAAAGAACGAAGTTCAGAAAGATGCAAAAAGGCAGGATGAAAGGTTTAGCCACCCGTGGTGCAGAACTTTCATTCGGATCTTTCGGTATAAAATCACTCGAAGCGGCCTGGATTACCAGCCGCCAGATCGAGGCTGCGCGTATCGCTGTAACACGTTTTATGAAACGTGAAGGCCAGGTGTGGATCAGGATTTTCCCTGACAAACCGGTAACTAAAAAACCAGCAGAGGTACGTATGGGTAAAGGTAAAGGTGCTCCAGAATACTGGGTTGCGGTAGTACGCCCCGGAAGGATCATTTTTGAAGCCGAAGGTGTACCATTGGACGTTGCTAAAGAGGCCTTACGCCTTGCAGCACAAAAACTTCCGGTACAAACCAGATTTATAGTACGTAGGGATTACGTAGAAGCATAA
- the rpsQ gene encoding 30S ribosomal protein S17, with protein MERNLRKTRTGLVVSNKMQKSIVVAVERKVKHPIYGKFVKKTTKFMAHDETNTCGIGDTVLIMETRPLSKSKNWRLVQIIERAK; from the coding sequence ATGGAAAGAAATTTAAGAAAAACACGTACCGGTTTGGTAGTTAGCAATAAAATGCAAAAATCAATCGTAGTAGCTGTGGAACGTAAAGTGAAACACCCTATCTACGGTAAATTCGTAAAGAAAACTACCAAATTCATGGCTCATGATGAGACAAATACCTGTGGTATTGGTGATACCGTATTGATTATGGAAACACGTCCGTTGAGCAAAAGCAAAAACTGGAGATTAGTTCAAATTATAGAAAGGGCTAAATAA
- the rpsC gene encoding 30S ribosomal protein S3, translated as MGQKAHPIGNRLGIIRGWDSNWFGGNNYSDKLVEDEKIRKYLSARIAKGGVSKVVIERTLKRITVTIHTARPGIVIGKGGQEVDKIKEELKKLTKKEVQINIFEIKRPELDAQLVAEGIAKQLEARISFRRAMKTTIASTMRMGAEGIKIMTSGRLGGAEMARSEQYKEGRIPLHTFRADIDYALAEALTTYGKIGVKVWICKGEVYGKRDLSPNIGGTSSSSGKGGRPDGAPAFGGRDNQRGGERGGERRGDRKPGGDRRGGGNNNRGGGQGGNRPGGQGGNRPGGPGKR; from the coding sequence ATGGGACAGAAAGCACATCCAATAGGTAACAGATTAGGAATCATCAGAGGATGGGATTCTAATTGGTTCGGTGGCAACAACTACTCCGACAAATTAGTTGAAGACGAAAAAATCCGCAAATACCTTTCAGCTCGTATTGCTAAAGGTGGGGTATCCAAAGTGGTTATCGAACGTACATTAAAACGCATCACTGTAACTATTCACACTGCCCGTCCGGGTATCGTGATTGGTAAAGGTGGTCAGGAAGTTGACAAGATCAAAGAAGAGTTGAAAAAACTTACCAAAAAGGAAGTTCAGATCAACATTTTCGAGATCAAACGCCCTGAGCTTGATGCACAATTAGTGGCAGAAGGTATCGCAAAACAACTGGAAGCACGTATCTCTTTCCGCCGTGCCATGAAAACTACCATCGCTTCAACCATGAGAATGGGTGCTGAAGGTATCAAGATCATGACATCAGGCCGGTTAGGCGGTGCCGAGATGGCACGTAGCGAACAATACAAAGAAGGAAGAATTCCTTTGCACACTTTCCGTGCTGATATTGACTACGCACTGGCAGAAGCCTTAACTACTTATGGTAAAATAGGTGTTAAAGTATGGATCTGCAAAGGCGAAGTTTACGGAAAACGTGACTTGTCTCCAAACATCGGCGGCACAAGCAGCAGCAGCGGTAAAGGTGGTCGTCCAGACGGTGCTCCGGCATTCGGCGGACGTGACAACCAACGCGGTGGCGAACGTGGCGGCGAGCGCAGAGGCGACAGAAAACCAGGTGGTGACCGCCGTGGTGGTGGAAACAACAACCGTGGTGGTGGTCAAGGTGGTAACCGTCCAGGTGGCCAAGGCGGCAACCGTCCGGGTGGCCCAGGAAAGAGATAA
- the rpsS gene encoding 30S ribosomal protein S19 — protein sequence MARSIKKGPYIDHNLERKVLTLNESSKKSVVKTWSRRSMISPDFVGHTFAVHNGNKFIPVYVTENMVGHKLGEFAPTRTFRGHAEKKK from the coding sequence ATGGCACGTTCAATTAAAAAAGGACCTTATATTGATCATAACCTGGAAAGAAAAGTTCTTACCTTGAATGAATCAAGCAAAAAATCAGTTGTAAAAACATGGTCACGTCGTTCCATGATCTCTCCTGATTTCGTTGGTCATACATTCGCAGTACACAACGGTAATAAATTTATACCGGTGTACGTAACAGAAAACATGGTTGGTCACAAGTTGGGAGAATTTGCTCCAACCCGTACATTCCGCGGTCACGCAGAAAAGAAAAAATAA
- the rpmC gene encoding 50S ribosomal protein L29, which produces MKNSEILELSTEELVARIGEERTNLTKLKFAHAVSAIENPTRITKVRKDIARLNTELTKRQAASTSENN; this is translated from the coding sequence ATGAAGAACTCAGAAATTTTGGAGCTATCAACTGAAGAATTGGTTGCAAGAATAGGCGAGGAGAGAACAAACCTTACCAAACTTAAATTTGCCCATGCAGTATCAGCTATTGAGAATCCAACACGTATAACAAAAGTACGCAAGGACATTGCTCGGTTAAATACTGAATTAACAAAGCGTCAAGCTGCGTCAACTTCTGAAAACAATTAA